The following are from one region of the Leucobacter sp. Psy1 genome:
- a CDS encoding ComEC/Rec2 family competence protein, with protein sequence MGDRVVFRSAADPAVQPFAGPPGQWRLLLPAFIGWGAIAIAISRPGLAGWLGVAAALVAGVLAVCACAGHLSAGRRSSWSRAAAGAGATAFRFAGVTCAIVLVLSVRTWTMEEARAAPSLVSAAHHGEAVSLDVVLRGFPERSSSAVGDRSWVRGIAETSGSHLRSAGPVPVLLWLPEVAPEHWAPGTRVEASGRLERLEPASTAAYAVSVTSMQETAPVALAERFRGAVGALAAELRHGLRGAAEGVDGAELVPGFAVGDTSAVSELTDERMRESSLTHLTAVSGANCALITAAVVAVTSRLGAGRRVRIALAGTGLCGFVIVVGPDASVQRAAVMAVVVLVADFGGKRRAALPALGCAILVLLCADPWQARAPGFTLSVCATAGILLFVPAVERALRRTGMPRVLVLPVAVAAVAQFACGPILLTLQEGIPAVGVLANVIAAPAAPVGTGFGLLALIALPVWPAAGELALMIASAATRWVDATATVTAGLPLARWHWPGGVGGAVMLACCETAIVVAWAIRSERLPVPGEHPVARRHPWEAVRPRPRRARLAIALLTAAACGTAGAIIIVAPVADRLATPSDWSIVACDVGQGDALLLRNPSAPAEVMLVDTGDDPELLTECLRRFAVTRIATLVLTHDDRDHVGALEVAAPIADEAIIAPPTREQMDTGVREVVSDLDAADVHWSIGTAGRAGARDRQGPAWRVLAPPEGAVPAEKNTASVVMRVEAGGLSVLMLGDTGEAEHRALLRTGADLSVDVLKVAHHGSGDQDPALIAAAAADLALISVGAENTYGHPHPDVLDALDATGTRVLRTDRFGSIAVSRGSPPEVWVERGDQG encoded by the coding sequence GTGGGCGATCGGGTGGTGTTTCGCTCGGCTGCCGACCCCGCTGTGCAGCCGTTCGCCGGCCCGCCGGGGCAGTGGCGTCTGCTGCTCCCCGCGTTCATCGGGTGGGGCGCCATCGCGATCGCGATCAGCAGACCGGGACTCGCCGGCTGGCTCGGGGTCGCAGCGGCGCTCGTGGCGGGGGTGCTCGCCGTCTGCGCCTGCGCAGGACACCTGTCGGCGGGGCGACGGTCATCCTGGTCGCGCGCCGCGGCAGGCGCCGGTGCCACTGCGTTCCGCTTCGCCGGGGTCACGTGCGCGATCGTGCTCGTGCTCAGCGTGCGTACCTGGACGATGGAGGAGGCGCGCGCGGCGCCATCGCTGGTCTCCGCTGCGCACCACGGCGAGGCGGTCTCGCTCGACGTTGTTCTGCGGGGATTCCCGGAGCGCAGTTCGTCAGCAGTGGGCGACCGTTCCTGGGTGCGCGGCATCGCCGAGACGTCTGGGAGCCATCTACGGAGCGCGGGACCGGTGCCGGTGCTGCTGTGGCTCCCCGAAGTAGCGCCGGAGCATTGGGCTCCCGGGACCCGCGTCGAGGCTTCGGGTCGACTCGAGCGACTCGAGCCCGCGTCGACCGCGGCCTACGCGGTCTCCGTCACGTCGATGCAGGAGACCGCTCCGGTCGCACTCGCCGAGCGCTTCAGGGGTGCCGTTGGTGCTCTGGCCGCGGAGCTTCGCCACGGTCTCCGCGGCGCGGCTGAGGGCGTCGATGGTGCCGAGCTGGTGCCAGGCTTTGCTGTCGGGGATACGTCGGCTGTCTCCGAGCTCACTGATGAGCGCATGCGCGAGAGTTCGCTGACGCACCTGACGGCGGTCTCCGGTGCGAACTGCGCGCTCATCACCGCAGCGGTGGTGGCGGTAACGTCGCGACTTGGAGCGGGCAGGCGGGTGCGCATCGCACTGGCCGGAACCGGTCTCTGCGGGTTCGTGATCGTGGTGGGTCCTGACGCGAGTGTGCAGCGCGCTGCCGTGATGGCCGTGGTCGTGCTGGTCGCCGACTTCGGGGGCAAGCGGCGGGCTGCGCTGCCAGCGCTCGGGTGCGCCATTCTCGTGCTGCTCTGCGCCGATCCGTGGCAGGCGCGAGCCCCCGGGTTCACGCTGTCCGTGTGCGCGACGGCAGGGATCCTGCTCTTCGTCCCCGCCGTCGAGCGAGCACTGCGTCGCACCGGGATGCCCAGGGTCCTCGTGCTGCCCGTCGCGGTCGCCGCCGTGGCTCAGTTCGCGTGCGGACCGATCCTCCTCACGCTCCAAGAAGGGATCCCGGCCGTCGGCGTGCTCGCCAATGTCATCGCGGCACCCGCGGCTCCCGTCGGCACCGGGTTCGGCCTGCTGGCGCTCATCGCCTTGCCAGTGTGGCCGGCCGCCGGCGAGCTCGCTCTGATGATCGCGAGTGCCGCGACGCGCTGGGTCGATGCGACCGCGACAGTCACTGCGGGGCTCCCGCTCGCGCGCTGGCACTGGCCAGGTGGAGTCGGAGGGGCCGTCATGCTCGCGTGCTGCGAGACGGCGATCGTCGTGGCGTGGGCGATCCGCAGCGAACGCCTTCCCGTTCCAGGTGAGCACCCCGTCGCTCGCCGTCACCCGTGGGAGGCCGTCAGGCCGAGGCCGCGTCGTGCTCGTCTCGCCATCGCGCTGCTGACCGCCGCGGCGTGCGGCACCGCCGGTGCCATCATCATCGTGGCACCGGTCGCGGACCGACTCGCGACCCCCTCGGACTGGAGCATCGTGGCCTGCGACGTCGGTCAGGGTGACGCGCTCCTGCTCAGGAATCCCAGCGCGCCGGCCGAGGTCATGCTCGTCGATACCGGGGACGATCCCGAACTGCTCACCGAGTGCCTTCGGAGGTTCGCGGTGACCCGCATCGCCACGCTGGTGCTCACGCACGACGACCGCGATCACGTCGGGGCGCTCGAGGTCGCGGCCCCGATCGCCGATGAGGCGATCATCGCTCCGCCGACGCGAGAGCAGATGGACACCGGGGTGAGGGAGGTCGTCAGCGACCTCGACGCCGCCGACGTGCACTGGTCGATCGGGACGGCAGGACGAGCCGGCGCGCGCGATCGGCAAGGTCCGGCCTGGCGAGTGCTCGCGCCACCGGAGGGCGCGGTTCCTGCCGAGAAGAACACTGCGAGTGTTGTGATGCGGGTCGAGGCGGGAGGGCTCTCCGTGCTCATGCTCGGCGACACGGGGGAGGCGGAGCACCGTGCGCTGCTCCGTACCGGGGCTGACCTCTCGGTTGACGTGCTGAAGGTGGCGCACCACGGATCTGGCGATCAGGATCCCGCCCTCATCGCCGCGGCCGCAGCCGACCTCGCACTCATCTCCGTCGGTGCGGAGAACACCTACGGTCACCCGCACCCTGATGTGCTCGATGCGCTTGACGCGACGGGGACGAGGGTGCTCAGAACGGATCGCTTCGGATCCATTGCAGTCAGTCGGGGGTCGCCACCGGAAGTGTGGGTGGAGCGAGGCGATCAGGGGTAA
- a CDS encoding ComEA family DNA-binding protein — translation MPSYHAPARRSAERDAEPARGARSAPFAELLVGGREHSPEPIEWRPPPPLSARVRRAVTTPAVAAGVLVMAAVLVAIAMVWGRPHEPTVETAAEAQTEAPHPEAPGATASQGEGARTGSAFVHVVGEVADPGVVELNVDARVRDAIDAAGGPTKSAALAGVNLARLVVDGEQIVVPDAAGAELGAPGASPGGGVGAPGSGSGAPEGALVNLNAADATALETLPRVGPALAQRIIDWREANGSFASVDQLLEVSGIGEKTLEGFRDRVTV, via the coding sequence ATGCCCTCCTACCACGCACCCGCCCGCCGGTCAGCCGAGCGCGACGCCGAGCCCGCGCGAGGCGCCAGGTCGGCGCCGTTCGCGGAGCTGCTGGTCGGTGGCCGCGAGCACTCACCGGAACCGATCGAGTGGCGCCCGCCTCCGCCGCTGAGCGCGCGAGTGAGGCGCGCCGTGACAACCCCGGCGGTTGCCGCAGGAGTGCTGGTGATGGCGGCGGTGCTCGTGGCGATCGCCATGGTGTGGGGGCGTCCGCACGAGCCGACGGTCGAGACCGCCGCCGAGGCGCAGACCGAAGCGCCGCATCCGGAGGCGCCAGGGGCGACCGCGTCTCAGGGTGAGGGGGCGCGCACCGGCAGCGCATTCGTGCACGTCGTCGGTGAGGTCGCCGACCCAGGGGTCGTGGAGCTGAACGTCGATGCGCGGGTGCGTGATGCCATCGACGCCGCCGGCGGACCCACGAAGAGCGCCGCACTCGCCGGCGTGAACCTCGCGCGGCTGGTCGTCGACGGCGAGCAGATCGTCGTACCCGACGCTGCCGGAGCCGAGCTTGGGGCGCCAGGGGCCTCACCGGGAGGCGGCGTCGGTGCGCCAGGCTCGGGGAGTGGCGCCCCTGAGGGTGCACTCGTGAACCTCAACGCCGCAGACGCGACAGCACTCGAGACGCTGCCGAGGGTCGGGCCCGCGCTCGCGCAGCGCATCATCGACTGGCGGGAGGCGAACGGATCCTTCGCGAGCGTTGACCAGTTACTCGAGGTGTCGGGCATCGGCGAGAAGACGCTCGAGGGATTTCGTGACCGGGTCACGGTGTAG